Proteins co-encoded in one Lynx canadensis isolate LIC74 chromosome C1, mLynCan4.pri.v2, whole genome shotgun sequence genomic window:
- the NFE2L2 gene encoding nuclear factor erythroid 2-related factor 2 isoform X2, giving the protein MDLIDILWRQDIDLGVSREVFDFSQRRKEHELEKQKKLEKERQEQLQKEQEKAFFAQLQLDEETGEFLPIQPAQHIPSETSGSANYSQVAHIPKPDALYFDDCMQLLAETFPFVDDNEVSSAAFQSLVPDIPSQIENPVFIAPNQAQSPQSLVTQSVIADLDNMQQDIEQVWEELLSIPELQCLNIQNDKLVETSTVPSPETKMTEIDNNYHFYSSMPSLEKEVGNCSPHFLSAFEDSFSSILSTEDSSQLTVNSLNSDATINTDFGDEFYSAFIAEPSSSNSMPSSATLSQSLSELLNGPIDVSDLSLCKAFNQNHPESTEFNDSDSGISLNTSPGLASPEHSVESSVYGDTPLGFSDSEMEEIDSAPGSVKQNGPKTQPVQSSGDTVQPLSPSPGHSAPVRDAQCENTPKKELPVSPGHRKTPFTKDKHSSRLEAHLTRDELRAKALHIPFPVEKIINLPVDDFNEMMSKEQFNEAQLALIRDIRRRGKNKVAAQNCRKRKLENIVELEQDLDHLKDEKEKLLREKGENDKSLHLLKKQLSTLYLEVFSMLRDEDGKPYSPSEYSLQQTRDGNVFLVPKSKKPDVKKN; this is encoded by the exons ATGGATTTGATTGACATACTTTGGAGGCAAGATATAGATCTCGGGGTAAGTCGAGAGGTATTTGACTTCAGTCAACGACGGAAGGAACATGagctggaaaaacagaaaaaacttgaaaaggaaagacaagaacAACTCcaaaaggagcaagagaaagcCTTCTTTGCTCAGTTACAACTAGATGAAGAGACAGGTGAATTCCTCCCAATTCAGCCTGCCCAACACATCCCATCAGAAACCAGTGGATCTGCCAACTACTCCCAG gtTGCCCACATTCCCAAACCAGATGCTCTGTACTTCGATGACTGCATGCAGCTTTTGGCAGAGACATTCCCATTTGTAGATGACAATGAG GTTTCTTCAGCTGCGTTTCAGTCACTTGTTCCTGATATTCCCAGCCAAATCGAGAACCCCGTCTTCATTGCTCCTAATCAGGCTCAGTCACCTCAGAGTCTTGTCACTCAGTCAGTCATTGCTGATTTAGACAATATGCAGCAGGACATTGAGCAAGTTTGGGAGGAGCTACTATCCATTCCAGAATTACAG TGTCTTAATATTCAAAATGACAAGTTGGTTGAGACTAGCACGGTCCCAAGTCCAGAAACCAAAATGACAGAAATTGACAACAATTATCATTTCTACTCATCGATGCCCTCACTGGAAAAGGAAGTAGGTAACTGCAGTCCACATTTTCTCAGTGCTTTTGAGGATTCCTTCAGCAGCATCCTCTCCACAGAAGATTCCAGCCAGTTGACCGTGAACTCATTAAATTCAGATGCCACAATAAACACTGATTTTGGTGATGAATTTTATTCTGCTTTCATAGCAGAACCTAGTAGCAGCAATAGCATGCCCTCCTCGGCTACTTTAAGCCAGTCACTCTCTGAACTTCTTAATGGGCCCATTGATGTTTCTGATCTATCACTTTGTAAAGCCTTCAACCAAAACCACCCTGAAAGCACGGAATTCAATGACTCTGACTCTGGCATTTCGCTGAACACGAGTCCTGGCCTGGCATCACCAGAACACTCAGTGGAATCTTCTGTCTATGGAGACACACCGCTTGGCTTCAGTGATTCTGAAATGGAAGAGATAGATAGTGCCCCTGGGAGTGTCAAACAGAATGGTCCTAAAACACAACCCGTACAGTCTTCTGGAGATACAGTCCAACCCCTGTCACCATCCCCAGGGCACAGTGCTCCAGTGCGTGATGCCCAGTGTGAAAACACACCCAAGAAAGAATTGCCTGTAAGTCCCGGTCATCGAAAAACCCCATTCACAAAAGACAAACATTCAAGCCGCTTGGAGGCTCATCTCACAAGAGATGAGCTAAGGGCCAAAGCTCTCCACATCCCATTCCCTGTTGAAAAGATCATTAACCTCCCTGTTGATGACTTCAATGAGATGATGTCCAAGGAACAATTCAACGAAGCTCAACTGGCATTAATTCGCGATATACGCAGGCGGGGTAAGAATAAAGTGGCTGCTCAGaactgcagaaaaagaaaactggaaaatatagtGGAACTGGAACAAGATTTGGATCATTTGAAAGacgaaaaagaaaaattgctcaGAGAAAAGGGCGAGAATGACAAAAGCCTGCATCTACTGAAAAAACAGCTTAGCACCCTGTATCTTGAAGTCTTCAGCATGTTACGTGATGAAGATGGAAAACCTTACTCTCCTAGTGAATACTCCCTGCAGCAAACAAGAGATGGCAATGTGTTCCTTGTGCCCAAGAGTAAGAAGCCAGATGTGAAGAAAAACTAG
- the NFE2L2 gene encoding nuclear factor erythroid 2-related factor 2 isoform X1, with the protein MMDLELPPPGLPSQQDMDLIDILWRQDIDLGVSREVFDFSQRRKEHELEKQKKLEKERQEQLQKEQEKAFFAQLQLDEETGEFLPIQPAQHIPSETSGSANYSQVAHIPKPDALYFDDCMQLLAETFPFVDDNEVSSAAFQSLVPDIPSQIENPVFIAPNQAQSPQSLVTQSVIADLDNMQQDIEQVWEELLSIPELQCLNIQNDKLVETSTVPSPETKMTEIDNNYHFYSSMPSLEKEVGNCSPHFLSAFEDSFSSILSTEDSSQLTVNSLNSDATINTDFGDEFYSAFIAEPSSSNSMPSSATLSQSLSELLNGPIDVSDLSLCKAFNQNHPESTEFNDSDSGISLNTSPGLASPEHSVESSVYGDTPLGFSDSEMEEIDSAPGSVKQNGPKTQPVQSSGDTVQPLSPSPGHSAPVRDAQCENTPKKELPVSPGHRKTPFTKDKHSSRLEAHLTRDELRAKALHIPFPVEKIINLPVDDFNEMMSKEQFNEAQLALIRDIRRRGKNKVAAQNCRKRKLENIVELEQDLDHLKDEKEKLLREKGENDKSLHLLKKQLSTLYLEVFSMLRDEDGKPYSPSEYSLQQTRDGNVFLVPKSKKPDVKKN; encoded by the exons gacATGGATTTGATTGACATACTTTGGAGGCAAGATATAGATCTCGGGGTAAGTCGAGAGGTATTTGACTTCAGTCAACGACGGAAGGAACATGagctggaaaaacagaaaaaacttgaaaaggaaagacaagaacAACTCcaaaaggagcaagagaaagcCTTCTTTGCTCAGTTACAACTAGATGAAGAGACAGGTGAATTCCTCCCAATTCAGCCTGCCCAACACATCCCATCAGAAACCAGTGGATCTGCCAACTACTCCCAG gtTGCCCACATTCCCAAACCAGATGCTCTGTACTTCGATGACTGCATGCAGCTTTTGGCAGAGACATTCCCATTTGTAGATGACAATGAG GTTTCTTCAGCTGCGTTTCAGTCACTTGTTCCTGATATTCCCAGCCAAATCGAGAACCCCGTCTTCATTGCTCCTAATCAGGCTCAGTCACCTCAGAGTCTTGTCACTCAGTCAGTCATTGCTGATTTAGACAATATGCAGCAGGACATTGAGCAAGTTTGGGAGGAGCTACTATCCATTCCAGAATTACAG TGTCTTAATATTCAAAATGACAAGTTGGTTGAGACTAGCACGGTCCCAAGTCCAGAAACCAAAATGACAGAAATTGACAACAATTATCATTTCTACTCATCGATGCCCTCACTGGAAAAGGAAGTAGGTAACTGCAGTCCACATTTTCTCAGTGCTTTTGAGGATTCCTTCAGCAGCATCCTCTCCACAGAAGATTCCAGCCAGTTGACCGTGAACTCATTAAATTCAGATGCCACAATAAACACTGATTTTGGTGATGAATTTTATTCTGCTTTCATAGCAGAACCTAGTAGCAGCAATAGCATGCCCTCCTCGGCTACTTTAAGCCAGTCACTCTCTGAACTTCTTAATGGGCCCATTGATGTTTCTGATCTATCACTTTGTAAAGCCTTCAACCAAAACCACCCTGAAAGCACGGAATTCAATGACTCTGACTCTGGCATTTCGCTGAACACGAGTCCTGGCCTGGCATCACCAGAACACTCAGTGGAATCTTCTGTCTATGGAGACACACCGCTTGGCTTCAGTGATTCTGAAATGGAAGAGATAGATAGTGCCCCTGGGAGTGTCAAACAGAATGGTCCTAAAACACAACCCGTACAGTCTTCTGGAGATACAGTCCAACCCCTGTCACCATCCCCAGGGCACAGTGCTCCAGTGCGTGATGCCCAGTGTGAAAACACACCCAAGAAAGAATTGCCTGTAAGTCCCGGTCATCGAAAAACCCCATTCACAAAAGACAAACATTCAAGCCGCTTGGAGGCTCATCTCACAAGAGATGAGCTAAGGGCCAAAGCTCTCCACATCCCATTCCCTGTTGAAAAGATCATTAACCTCCCTGTTGATGACTTCAATGAGATGATGTCCAAGGAACAATTCAACGAAGCTCAACTGGCATTAATTCGCGATATACGCAGGCGGGGTAAGAATAAAGTGGCTGCTCAGaactgcagaaaaagaaaactggaaaatatagtGGAACTGGAACAAGATTTGGATCATTTGAAAGacgaaaaagaaaaattgctcaGAGAAAAGGGCGAGAATGACAAAAGCCTGCATCTACTGAAAAAACAGCTTAGCACCCTGTATCTTGAAGTCTTCAGCATGTTACGTGATGAAGATGGAAAACCTTACTCTCCTAGTGAATACTCCCTGCAGCAAACAAGAGATGGCAATGTGTTCCTTGTGCCCAAGAGTAAGAAGCCAGATGTGAAGAAAAACTAG